The Ammoniphilus oxalaticus genome contains a region encoding:
- a CDS encoding GIY-YIG nuclease family protein, translating into MMERKKELKEQFKETEVEAGVFQIKNNRTDRILIGSAANLKILNGIKFMLDTNSYMPNRELQADWNEFGSDAFTFEILEKLQKKKQKKKFNEMEALLELEKKWVERLQPYGERGYNR; encoded by the coding sequence ATGATGGAAAGAAAAAAAGAATTGAAGGAACAGTTCAAGGAAACCGAAGTGGAAGCGGGTGTTTTTCAAATTAAAAATAACCGTACGGATCGGATTTTAATCGGCAGCGCAGCTAACCTAAAGATACTCAATGGGATCAAATTCATGCTTGACACCAATTCATACATGCCAAATCGGGAACTGCAAGCTGATTGGAACGAGTTTGGAAGCGACGCCTTCACCTTTGAAATCTTAGAGAAATTGCAGAAGAAAAAGCAAAAGAAGAAATTTAATGAAATGGAAGCGTTGCTCGAGCTTGAGAAAAAATGGGTGGAACGGCTCCAACCATATGGTGAACGCGGCTATAATCGTTAG
- a CDS encoding DUF2087 domain-containing protein: protein MESSSLFWEASLEELKRGYIEEKSVFICLLCGEKVEKGIVYPVEDQLYEAERFTRLHIEQLHRSVFDYLLSMDKKLTGLTDHQKNLLQLFYEGKSDQDIQQRLGIGSASTIRHHRFTLKEKERQAKTFLAMMELLKDKDEYAPAFLPVHPTATMVDDRYNVTQEEQENIIQKFFPNGPNNRLKQFPPREKQRLIVLREIAGQLKAEHLYNEHELNETLQHYYEDYALIRRYLIEYGFLDRKADGSAYWLKN from the coding sequence ATGGAATCATCTAGTTTATTCTGGGAGGCCTCCTTGGAGGAATTAAAACGAGGCTATATTGAGGAAAAAAGCGTATTTATCTGTTTATTATGCGGAGAGAAGGTGGAAAAAGGGATAGTCTACCCTGTTGAGGACCAGCTTTACGAAGCGGAGAGGTTCACCCGGCTCCACATCGAACAACTTCACCGCTCTGTTTTTGACTATTTGCTCAGCATGGATAAGAAGTTAACAGGATTAACTGATCACCAGAAAAATCTTTTACAGCTGTTTTATGAAGGGAAAAGCGATCAAGACATTCAACAAAGACTAGGGATTGGCAGCGCTTCGACGATTCGCCATCATCGCTTTACGTTGAAAGAGAAGGAACGACAAGCAAAAACTTTTCTCGCGATGATGGAGCTGCTTAAAGACAAGGACGAGTACGCCCCTGCTTTTCTCCCCGTGCATCCAACCGCAACGATGGTTGATGACCGATACAACGTAACGCAAGAGGAACAAGAAAACATCATCCAAAAATTTTTCCCGAATGGTCCAAACAATCGATTAAAGCAATTCCCGCCTAGGGAAAAGCAAAGACTGATTGTCTTGCGTGAAATTGCTGGTCAACTGAAAGCAGAACATCTTTACAATGAGCATGAGTTAAACGAAACGTTGCAACACTACTATGAGGATTACGCACTGATCCGCAGGTACTTAATCGAATACGGCTTCTTAGATCGAAAAGCGGATGGCAGCGCCTATTGGCTAAAAAATTAA
- a CDS encoding DUF2399 domain-containing protein: MSKQSYTFPPNHLLNSNQDYDEPYEKDGFIYYDVYQELSRSIRRKASLRIKPLSIGSTLSPQEMQTISQVLKRWKSVKKPLYLESKVPLNEQLLKRGIETHFFAEWLTYESDGHLLLSKFITIGPEGLKWLVRYHQAEQEELARWNDQWLKDLEELKLQVGLSPVYDDLINIALDQQELLKQVREGKRAKERLFFQFLIHLLKLHLGGQTIFDWKEIGSKGFARIGGSKVYDSQKEWLLEQLEKRSRFSLEEIGFISLGQIIPIYYSGILYQNQRLHDAHPLGCITHLQLKSVIEWNSPASFLIITENRSPLVKMALTGWIQHKNGIVICTDGNLKIPHKKLISQLSIDDKPIYGWVDYDPSGLDIADQIMQITSNKPRFVLTTNEKAPTHVGTFHELAEDIEQRKKQRNFIEQEQILGNPKDWDLLFC, encoded by the coding sequence ATGTCAAAACAATCTTATACATTCCCACCTAATCACCTGTTAAATTCTAATCAAGATTACGACGAACCCTATGAGAAAGATGGCTTTATTTATTACGATGTTTACCAAGAGCTCTCCCGCTCAATCCGTCGTAAGGCATCTTTAAGGATTAAGCCTTTATCAATTGGTTCCACGCTGTCTCCCCAAGAAATGCAAACCATTTCTCAGGTCTTGAAGAGATGGAAATCGGTAAAAAAACCACTTTATCTAGAAAGTAAAGTACCGCTAAACGAACAACTGCTTAAGAGAGGAATTGAAACTCATTTTTTTGCAGAATGGCTTACATATGAATCAGACGGACATCTTCTATTATCTAAATTCATTACGATCGGTCCGGAAGGACTAAAATGGTTGGTTCGTTATCATCAAGCTGAACAGGAAGAGCTTGCCCGTTGGAATGATCAATGGTTGAAAGATTTAGAAGAATTAAAGTTGCAGGTAGGACTATCGCCTGTTTATGACGATCTTATAAATATAGCACTGGATCAACAGGAATTACTAAAACAGGTCCGGGAAGGCAAGCGAGCAAAAGAACGGTTATTCTTTCAATTTCTTATTCATTTGTTGAAATTACATCTCGGTGGCCAAACTATTTTTGATTGGAAAGAGATCGGTTCTAAGGGGTTTGCCAGAATAGGGGGTTCGAAAGTCTATGACTCTCAAAAAGAATGGCTTTTGGAACAACTAGAAAAAAGAAGCCGGTTCTCACTCGAGGAGATTGGATTCATTTCACTAGGTCAAATCATACCTATATATTATTCAGGAATTCTTTATCAGAATCAACGCCTTCACGATGCCCATCCACTAGGATGTATTACACATCTGCAATTAAAGTCTGTGATCGAATGGAACTCCCCCGCCTCCTTTCTGATTATTACAGAAAATCGTTCACCATTGGTCAAAATGGCATTAACGGGATGGATTCAACACAAGAATGGTATCGTCATTTGTACGGATGGGAATCTTAAAATCCCCCATAAAAAACTAATTTCACAATTGAGTATCGATGACAAACCCATATATGGTTGGGTTGATTACGACCCATCTGGCTTGGATATCGCCGACCAGATTATGCAAATCACGAGCAATAAACCACGTTTTGTTCTAACTACAAATGAAAAGGCCCCTACGCATGTAGGAACCTTTCATGAACTAGCGGAAGATATTGAGCAAAGGAAAAAGCAACGCAATTTTATCGAACAAGAACAAATACTCGGAAACCCAAAGGATTGGGATCTATTATTTTGTTAA
- the metE gene encoding 5-methyltetrahydropteroyltriglutamate--homocysteine S-methyltransferase yields the protein MSVLSSNLGYPRIGEDREWKRALESFWAGELTEEQFEFEMKQLRLRHIQKQKEKQVNLIPVGDFTYYDQVLDLAVMFGLVPERFNYEGGPVSLETYYAMARGNQDAVACEMTKWFNTNYHYIVPEYKSGNLNLTENKPLKAYREARDELGVRGKPVLIGPYTFLKLSKGYESHQIPEFILQLLPLYTQILVELEQEGVEWVQLDEPILVTSITEEEMKTVAYIYEQLHEAAPKLKKLLQTYFDSVSHYEQLVELPVQGIGLDFVHGKEQNTQAIETHGFPEDKVLGVGLINGRNIWKSNLSEKLAFVESIAKHVSVEQMIIQPSSSLLHVPVTVTNEDKLDSTLKQALSFADEKLDELKLLVDGIRLGKEAIRAQLEEAESILETIAQAPFRNRVAVHEAVKSLDEKSSKRQHPFSERRVAQQERWNLPSLPITTIGSFPQTAEVRQARQKWRKGESTTEQYEQFIQNEIKKWIEIQEEIGIDVLVHGEFERTDMVEFFGEKLGGFAFTSKAWVQSYGSRCVRPPVIYGDVEFIEPMTVKESVYAQSLTDKPVKGMLTGPTTILNWSFVRDDLPRSQVAFQIALALRKEVEALESNGIQMIQVDEPALREGLPLKRSEWDEYLEWAVQAFRISTASAQDQTQIHTHMCYSEFKDIIDSIKALDADVISIETSRSHGELISSFEEHTYDQGIGLGVYDIHSPRVPRVEEMTKMIDRALRVLDPALFWVNPDCGLKTRGIEETVVSLKNMVEATDVARNKLASEVTS from the coding sequence ATGTCAGTATTAAGCAGTAACTTAGGCTATCCGCGCATTGGTGAAGACCGCGAATGGAAGCGAGCGCTAGAGTCATTTTGGGCTGGGGAGTTAACAGAGGAACAATTCGAATTTGAAATGAAACAGTTGCGGTTACGTCATATTCAAAAACAAAAAGAGAAGCAGGTTAATCTGATCCCTGTCGGCGATTTTACGTATTATGATCAGGTGTTGGATCTCGCTGTCATGTTTGGATTAGTGCCAGAACGATTTAACTATGAAGGTGGTCCTGTTTCGCTGGAAACGTACTATGCGATGGCCCGAGGCAATCAAGATGCGGTTGCCTGCGAGATGACGAAATGGTTTAACACAAACTATCATTACATTGTTCCTGAATACAAGTCGGGTAACTTGAATTTAACAGAAAATAAACCGCTGAAAGCCTATCGAGAGGCAAGGGATGAGCTCGGTGTGAGAGGCAAGCCAGTTTTGATCGGTCCGTATACGTTTTTGAAACTATCAAAAGGCTACGAGTCCCATCAAATTCCCGAGTTTATTTTGCAATTGCTCCCGCTGTATACGCAAATTTTGGTTGAGTTGGAACAAGAGGGAGTCGAGTGGGTTCAATTGGATGAACCGATCTTGGTTACATCGATCACAGAAGAAGAGATGAAAACCGTTGCTTATATCTACGAACAATTACATGAAGCCGCTCCGAAACTGAAGAAGTTGCTCCAAACGTACTTTGATTCCGTTTCCCATTACGAGCAATTGGTTGAGCTTCCTGTACAAGGAATTGGCTTAGATTTTGTCCACGGCAAAGAACAAAATACACAGGCGATCGAAACGCATGGCTTTCCAGAAGACAAGGTACTCGGCGTCGGCTTGATCAATGGACGTAATATTTGGAAGTCCAACTTATCTGAGAAGTTAGCCTTTGTTGAGTCAATTGCTAAGCATGTATCTGTGGAACAGATGATTATTCAACCTTCAAGTAGTTTGCTCCATGTACCTGTTACCGTTACGAATGAAGACAAGCTTGATTCGACCTTAAAACAAGCGCTATCTTTTGCCGATGAGAAACTAGATGAGTTAAAACTTTTAGTGGATGGGATCCGTCTTGGGAAAGAAGCAATTCGAGCGCAACTAGAAGAGGCGGAATCGATCTTAGAAACGATTGCGCAAGCTCCGTTTAGAAATCGGGTGGCTGTTCATGAGGCGGTCAAGAGCTTAGACGAAAAGTCGTCTAAGCGTCAACATCCTTTTTCCGAGCGTCGTGTGGCCCAACAAGAGCGTTGGAACCTACCGTCACTTCCGATCACGACCATCGGCAGTTTTCCACAAACGGCTGAGGTCAGACAAGCGAGACAGAAATGGCGAAAGGGAGAATCGACGACAGAACAATATGAGCAGTTTATTCAAAACGAGATTAAAAAATGGATTGAGATTCAAGAGGAGATTGGCATTGACGTGCTCGTTCATGGGGAGTTCGAACGGACGGACATGGTTGAATTCTTCGGTGAAAAGTTAGGCGGATTCGCCTTTACTTCCAAGGCGTGGGTCCAATCGTACGGATCGCGGTGTGTGCGACCACCTGTTATTTATGGGGATGTCGAGTTTATTGAGCCAATGACAGTCAAAGAAAGCGTCTATGCGCAATCATTAACAGATAAGCCTGTAAAAGGGATGCTAACAGGGCCAACGACGATTTTAAACTGGTCGTTTGTCCGTGATGATCTCCCGCGCAGCCAAGTCGCTTTTCAAATTGCGTTAGCATTGCGTAAAGAAGTGGAAGCTTTGGAGTCCAACGGAATTCAGATGATCCAAGTAGACGAGCCAGCCTTACGGGAAGGTCTGCCGTTAAAGCGATCGGAATGGGATGAATATTTGGAATGGGCGGTACAAGCCTTCCGTATCTCGACAGCATCGGCGCAAGATCAAACACAAATTCATACGCACATGTGCTATAGCGAATTCAAGGATATTATCGATTCGATCAAAGCGTTGGATGCGGATGTAATTTCTATTGAAACGTCGCGCAGTCACGGAGAATTGATCTCTTCTTTTGAAGAGCACACATATGATCAAGGCATTGGACTCGGAGTATACGATATCCATAGTCCGCGCGTGCCTCGTGTGGAAGAGATGACAAAGATGATTGACCGCGCTCTACGCGTGTTAGATCCTGCATTATTTTGGGTAAATCCAGACTGCGGATTAAAGACGCGCGGTATTGAAGAAACCGTTGTTTCTTTAAAAAATATGGTCGAAGCGACGGATGTTGCGCGAAACAAATTAGCTTCTGAAGTAACTTCATAA
- a CDS encoding Gfo/Idh/MocA family protein — protein MPIRVAIIGAGDRGNTYSRYALQEPAEMKVVAVAEPNAERRAQFAQTYGLTNDSIYDDWEDLLNRPKFCDAVIVTTQDRMHFAPTMKALRSGYATLVEKPLSPSLDECNQMIDLALETDQLFMLGYVLRFTPFFQKIKKLLDQKAIGVVRHISLDVNVAYWHYAHSFARGNWNRSEQSSPMILAKCCHDFDILLYLLNERCAQLTSFGSLAHFKADRAPIGSSDRCLDGCEVEQSCPFSAKRLYLGEYTGWPVSTISQDLSLGGRREAIEMGPYGRCVYRCDNDVVDNQSVLFQFENGATATLTMSAFTEKLTRQIRILGTEGEISGVMEQQSIQLTRFGQSTETIQLKSSSFGKHAGGDYGLIRSFTQSVRENRKVDLRSLEIIRSSHQLAAFAEQSRLTGKTIEVRSQSAQGTLASSY, from the coding sequence ATGCCAATACGGGTAGCGATCATCGGCGCGGGAGATCGCGGGAATACGTACAGTCGATATGCGCTTCAGGAACCTGCTGAGATGAAAGTGGTTGCTGTTGCTGAGCCAAACGCAGAGCGACGAGCGCAATTTGCGCAAACATATGGCCTGACAAACGATTCAATTTATGATGATTGGGAAGATCTTTTAAATAGACCTAAGTTTTGTGACGCGGTGATTGTGACTACGCAAGATCGCATGCATTTCGCCCCAACGATGAAAGCCTTGCGGAGTGGCTACGCGACGCTCGTCGAAAAACCGCTAAGTCCAAGCCTCGACGAATGTAATCAGATGATTGATTTAGCGTTGGAAACAGACCAACTGTTTATGCTTGGCTATGTTTTACGCTTTACTCCTTTTTTTCAAAAGATTAAAAAGTTACTTGATCAAAAAGCGATTGGGGTAGTCCGCCACATTTCATTGGATGTCAACGTCGCTTATTGGCACTATGCCCATAGCTTTGCGCGAGGGAATTGGAATCGCAGCGAACAATCGAGCCCGATGATCTTAGCAAAATGTTGTCACGATTTCGATATTTTGCTTTATTTATTGAACGAGCGATGCGCGCAACTAACCTCGTTTGGCAGTCTCGCGCATTTCAAAGCGGATCGGGCTCCGATCGGTTCGAGCGACCGTTGTTTGGATGGATGCGAAGTGGAACAGAGTTGTCCATTTTCAGCAAAAAGACTATATTTGGGCGAGTATACCGGGTGGCCTGTCTCAACGATCAGTCAAGATCTGTCACTTGGCGGTAGAAGAGAGGCGATAGAGATGGGACCTTATGGAAGGTGTGTTTATCGTTGTGATAACGATGTCGTTGACAACCAGTCCGTCTTATTCCAGTTTGAAAATGGGGCGACCGCGACGTTAACGATGAGCGCTTTTACGGAAAAATTAACACGCCAAATTCGAATCTTGGGGACGGAAGGGGAAATATCGGGTGTGATGGAACAGCAGTCGATTCAGCTTACCCGATTTGGGCAATCGACAGAAACGATCCAATTGAAGTCATCTTCGTTTGGGAAACATGCCGGGGGTGACTATGGGTTAATTCGTTCTTTCACGCAAAGCGTTCGAGAAAATAGGAAGGTAGATCTACGTAGCTTGGAAATTATCCGATCAAGTCATCAACTAGCCGCGTTCGCTGAACAATCAAGATTAACAGGGAAGACGATTGAAGTTCGTTCGCAATCGGCCCAGGGAACGTTGGCATCGTCTTACTAG
- a CDS encoding ABC transporter substrate-binding protein, protein MNKKTGAVYLTFLIALLTLVGCGGGNQQSPASEESESDQTAIKVWVMGSDEYWRTYHDELVDRFTKDNPMIQVELEYIPWNEGEKKLITAAANESLPDVSTIAGRWTAQMAEMDVLEPLNNFYKDDYPEQFVKAAWDTTQYKGKTWGLPVGFTTTGLFYRSDWLEQAGFEQAPATWEEFVEVSKSFTKDGHYGFGLVGYNGMETTMFWAPFLWSNGGEFLTSDLKQAAFNEPEAVEALQFYVDLYREHKVAPEGSINNQRQDSQDLFLTGSVGMTTVGPWFPKFLEKDAPNLAFGIAPYPVKKKAANLGTADHIVMFNTSNKKEAAWKFIDFFTNEENDKKWAKYQGFIPYRKANIENNEMANDPNFQLFFDVAKDSVSYPVLPEWPQIDQAVAEAIQKALMGEKTPKQALDEAAETVNALLNQ, encoded by the coding sequence ATGAACAAAAAAACGGGCGCTGTCTATCTGACATTTTTGATCGCCTTGCTTACATTGGTTGGTTGTGGTGGAGGTAATCAGCAGTCACCTGCTTCAGAAGAATCGGAATCGGATCAGACCGCGATAAAGGTTTGGGTTATGGGTTCAGATGAATATTGGCGAACCTATCATGATGAACTTGTTGATCGTTTCACAAAAGACAACCCAATGATCCAGGTGGAGTTGGAATATATTCCGTGGAATGAAGGAGAGAAAAAGTTAATTACCGCCGCTGCGAATGAAAGCTTGCCAGATGTGTCGACGATTGCGGGGAGATGGACAGCTCAAATGGCAGAAATGGATGTTTTGGAACCATTAAACAATTTTTACAAAGACGATTATCCTGAGCAATTTGTGAAAGCGGCATGGGACACGACACAATATAAAGGAAAAACGTGGGGGCTTCCGGTTGGTTTTACAACGACAGGTTTATTTTATCGCAGCGATTGGTTGGAACAAGCCGGTTTTGAACAAGCGCCAGCTACATGGGAAGAGTTTGTAGAAGTGTCAAAATCGTTTACGAAGGACGGGCATTATGGATTTGGTCTCGTTGGCTATAACGGAATGGAAACGACGATGTTTTGGGCTCCTTTTTTATGGTCAAACGGAGGCGAATTTCTCACTTCGGATTTAAAACAGGCGGCCTTTAACGAACCTGAAGCAGTTGAAGCCTTACAATTCTATGTCGATTTGTACCGAGAACATAAAGTGGCGCCGGAAGGTAGCATCAATAATCAACGTCAAGATTCTCAGGATTTATTTTTGACAGGTTCAGTCGGTATGACAACGGTCGGTCCTTGGTTTCCTAAATTTCTAGAAAAGGATGCGCCGAATTTAGCGTTTGGGATCGCCCCCTACCCAGTTAAGAAAAAGGCCGCTAACCTGGGGACAGCGGATCATATCGTGATGTTTAATACTTCTAATAAAAAAGAAGCGGCTTGGAAGTTCATTGATTTCTTCACAAATGAAGAAAATGATAAGAAATGGGCGAAGTATCAAGGATTTATTCCTTATCGTAAAGCGAATATAGAAAACAATGAGATGGCAAACGATCCAAACTTCCAACTGTTCTTTGATGTCGCTAAAGACTCTGTTTCCTATCCTGTTTTACCAGAGTGGCCACAGATTGATCAAGCGGTGGCTGAAGCTATTCAGAAAGCGCTAATGGGTGAAAAAACGCCAAAGCAAGCGTTGGATGAAGCTGCCGAAACGGTCAACGCATTATTAAATCAATAA
- a CDS encoding carbohydrate ABC transporter permease: protein MKRKDQLYGWLFVLPALLVLVAVILYPLLNTIFLSLQQKVLIAPSKDGYIGLDHYGRLLRDTQVRKYMINTLVFTCCSVALKMIIGMIGALLLNTKRKGAKVYWSIFMIPWLAPSVVAALVWKWILHDQFGILNQVLRQIGLLDHQVAWLSDPLLAFIAVVVVDAWVGVPFMIVVLLAGMQTIPREWYEAAVVDGANRWRRFLHITLPGLKPIVIVMGTISLIGTFNSFNIIYTMTGGGPIDSTTTMALHIHRTAFTNYDFGYASALSVVTFVLIMGVATFYIRRLQMKGER from the coding sequence ATGAAACGAAAAGATCAGCTTTATGGTTGGTTGTTCGTTTTACCAGCCTTGCTTGTGTTAGTAGCTGTTATTTTATACCCGTTATTAAATACTATTTTTTTGAGTTTGCAACAAAAAGTATTGATTGCCCCGAGCAAAGATGGATATATCGGATTGGACCATTATGGACGCTTGCTACGGGACACTCAGGTTCGAAAATATATGATCAATACACTTGTTTTTACATGTTGTTCAGTTGCATTGAAAATGATAATCGGAATGATTGGGGCCTTGTTGTTGAATACAAAGCGCAAAGGCGCCAAAGTGTACTGGAGTATCTTTATGATCCCTTGGTTGGCGCCATCTGTCGTGGCCGCCCTCGTTTGGAAATGGATCTTACACGACCAATTCGGCATTTTAAACCAGGTGTTGCGTCAAATCGGCCTGCTTGATCATCAAGTCGCTTGGTTAAGCGATCCTTTGCTCGCCTTTATTGCAGTGGTTGTGGTCGATGCTTGGGTCGGGGTTCCATTTATGATCGTTGTCCTTTTGGCAGGCATGCAAACGATCCCTCGGGAATGGTATGAAGCTGCAGTAGTTGACGGGGCGAATCGTTGGCGTCGTTTTTTGCATATTACACTACCGGGTCTAAAACCAATTGTTATCGTGATGGGAACGATTAGCTTAATTGGGACATTTAATAGTTTTAATATTATTTACACAATGACGGGAGGGGGACCGATCGATTCAACAACAACGATGGCGCTGCATATTCACCGAACGGCCTTTACAAATTACGATTTCGGTTATGCGTCCGCTTTGTCTGTCGTCACTTTTGTGTTGATCATGGGCGTAGCAACGTTTTACATTAGGCGATTGCAAATGAAAGGGGAGAGGTAA
- a CDS encoding carbohydrate ABC transporter permease — protein sequence MKKVAWYLGASIFGLLLIFPFLWMVSTSLKPSADVLSLTPVWIPRQVTIQPYLDVIGNRSFRGYLFNSLGIATVSSVISAILASLAGYAFSRIPFRGREGLLTFFLSSQAIPSVVLLIPIFSIMTHLHLKDSLIGLILAYISFSLPFCTWIMVGYYKRIPLELEEAAFMDGASRWSAFWRVIFPISLPGMISTGIFSFLLAWDEFLFAITLTQSESKRTLPYGLYNFMGQYGVEWNQLMAAAVLAMIPPSLIFLFLHRYFVSGFTSGATKE from the coding sequence ATGAAAAAGGTAGCATGGTATCTAGGCGCCTCTATTTTCGGCTTACTGCTAATCTTTCCTTTTTTGTGGATGGTCTCTACTTCTTTGAAGCCCTCAGCGGATGTACTTAGTCTTACGCCTGTTTGGATTCCACGCCAAGTTACGATTCAACCTTATTTGGATGTCATTGGCAACCGATCTTTTCGTGGCTATTTGTTCAATAGTCTTGGGATCGCAACGGTTAGTTCGGTCATCTCCGCCATTTTAGCTAGTTTAGCTGGGTACGCGTTTTCTAGGATCCCCTTTCGTGGAAGAGAAGGGTTGTTAACGTTTTTTCTTAGTTCGCAAGCGATTCCGAGTGTCGTTCTGCTTATTCCAATATTTTCAATTATGACGCATCTTCACTTAAAAGATAGCTTAATCGGTCTAATCCTAGCCTATATTAGTTTTTCCTTGCCATTCTGTACATGGATTATGGTCGGTTATTACAAAAGAATCCCATTGGAGTTAGAGGAGGCTGCCTTTATGGACGGGGCTTCTCGTTGGAGCGCTTTTTGGAGGGTCATTTTTCCGATCTCATTGCCGGGAATGATCTCTACCGGGATTTTTTCCTTTTTATTGGCATGGGACGAGTTTTTGTTTGCAATTACACTCACGCAGTCGGAAAGCAAGCGGACACTTCCTTACGGTTTATATAATTTTATGGGCCAGTATGGGGTAGAGTGGAACCAATTAATGGCTGCCGCTGTGCTGGCGATGATTCCACCGAGCCTCATATTTCTCTTTTTACATCGTTACTTTGTGAGCGGTTTTACATCGGGGGCAACGAAGGAATAA
- a CDS encoding ABC transporter ATP-binding protein, translated as MASLTFHHVKKKYNDQTWAVRDFHLNIFDEEFLVLVGPSGCGKSTTLRMVAGLEEITEGELYIGDRLVNNVEPKDRDIAMVFQNYALYPHMSVYNNMAFGLKLRKFSKVEIEQRIRHAANILGIETLLDRKPKALSGGQRQRVALGRAIVREPQVFLMDEPLSNLDAKLRVQMRAEISKLHQRLKTTVVYVTHDQTEAMTMGDRIVVMNNGLIQQVGTPQEIYHKPTNLFVAGFIGTPPMNLIDGRLTKDNETLYFQSETLLLPIPEEKAMPLLKKGEAHHPVTLGIRPENIHNRLHSQDSKNGTAIEATVDIVENTGSEIFVYLSAGKTNLTARLQQETPPKVGSKIELWVDMNKAYFFNGETEKTIF; from the coding sequence TTGGCTAGTTTAACCTTTCATCATGTAAAAAAGAAATACAATGATCAAACTTGGGCGGTGAGAGATTTTCACCTGAACATATTCGATGAAGAATTTCTCGTACTTGTAGGCCCTTCTGGTTGCGGGAAATCGACCACCTTGCGAATGGTTGCTGGACTGGAGGAAATTACTGAAGGCGAACTGTATATTGGTGATCGTCTTGTTAATAATGTGGAGCCTAAAGACCGCGATATAGCGATGGTCTTTCAAAACTATGCGCTATATCCGCATATGAGCGTCTACAATAATATGGCTTTTGGTCTGAAGTTGCGTAAATTTTCAAAGGTAGAAATCGAACAACGGATCCGACATGCTGCCAACATTTTAGGTATTGAAACATTGTTAGACCGCAAACCGAAAGCCCTGTCCGGCGGTCAACGACAAAGGGTCGCATTAGGACGCGCGATTGTCCGAGAACCACAAGTTTTTCTAATGGACGAGCCGTTATCAAATTTGGACGCGAAACTGCGCGTTCAAATGCGCGCAGAAATAAGTAAGCTACATCAACGCCTGAAAACGACAGTCGTCTACGTAACCCATGATCAGACCGAAGCGATGACGATGGGCGATCGAATCGTGGTGATGAATAATGGCCTGATCCAACAAGTTGGGACACCGCAGGAAATCTATCACAAACCAACTAACCTATTTGTAGCCGGGTTTATTGGCACCCCGCCGATGAATCTCATTGACGGTCGTCTAACCAAAGATAACGAAACCTTATATTTTCAAAGTGAAACCCTTCTGCTCCCGATCCCCGAAGAAAAGGCAATGCCTTTGCTAAAAAAAGGAGAGGCTCATCACCCAGTAACGCTCGGAATCCGCCCTGAAAATATTCACAATCGATTACACTCCCAAGATTCTAAGAACGGGACAGCTATTGAAGCGACTGTGGATATCGTGGAAAACACGGGCAGTGAAATCTTTGTGTATCTTTCGGCTGGAAAAACCAACCTCACAGCCCGACTGCAACAGGAAACTCCTCCGAAAGTCGGTAGTAAAATCGAATTGTGGGTTGATATGAACAAAGCCTACTTCTTTAATGGAGAAACTGAAAAGACGATTTTCTAG
- a CDS encoding YjjG family noncanonical pyrimidine nucleotidase, whose amino-acid sequence MKYDTILFDVDDTLFDFNASQKSALHKAFLQYGFPTGVTDFMQRYKEISHDLWRLLEQGQLDLEDLGVERFKRLFEECELKIDAGKFNQVYLNFLGKEAHLVDGAETLCSQLSPFRLAVITNGFKKVQHSRIALSPLCDTFQHIFTSEEAGYQKPDRRIFDFVFTKLELSEQDKDRVLIVGDSLTSDIQGGANYGIDTCWFNPRGTENETSIQPTYEIQMLTDLTKILLQ is encoded by the coding sequence ATGAAATACGATACAATTTTATTTGATGTAGATGATACATTATTTGATTTTAACGCTTCACAAAAAAGCGCGTTGCATAAAGCATTTTTACAATATGGATTTCCAACAGGAGTTACTGATTTTATGCAAAGGTATAAGGAGATCAGTCATGATTTGTGGCGCCTTTTAGAACAAGGACAGCTCGATCTGGAAGATCTTGGAGTAGAGCGTTTCAAACGATTATTTGAGGAATGCGAGTTAAAAATAGATGCGGGCAAATTTAATCAAGTCTATCTTAATTTTCTAGGAAAAGAAGCGCATCTCGTTGACGGCGCGGAAACGTTGTGTAGCCAGTTGTCCCCTTTCCGATTGGCAGTCATTACGAATGGCTTCAAAAAAGTCCAACACTCACGAATTGCCTTATCTCCGCTTTGTGATACGTTTCAACATATTTTCACCTCAGAGGAAGCGGGTTATCAGAAACCAGACCGTAGAATTTTTGACTTTGTTTTTACTAAGTTAGAGTTAAGTGAACAAGACAAAGATCGTGTCTTAATCGTCGGCGATTCGTTAACATCTGATATCCAAGGCGGCGCCAATTACGGTATCGATACCTGCTGGTTTAATCCGCGTGGAACAGAAAACGAGACAAGCATACAACCGACCTATGAAATTCAAATGCTCACCGATCTAACAAAGATTTTGCTCCAATGA